The Streptomyces sp. CC0208 genome window below encodes:
- a CDS encoding serine/threonine-protein kinase, with product MSSGETKGKGQDETGRLLAGRYRVVAQLGRGGMGVVWRAVDEVLGREVAVKELRTYTDADGPELADLRLRMQREARAAARVRHPGVVAVHDVAEVDGRPLIVMELVEGPSLDQVLRKQGTLDPREAAGIGAKVMDALAAAHGAGVLHRDVKPGNILLDRSGRVLLTDFGIATMDDPGDGSATSLTRTGHLVGSLDYMAPERAQGADPGPASDVWALGATLYAAIEGASPFRRTSTFSTLTAIVGEPLPESHRAGPLGPVLQRLLDKRPEARPGAEEARDLLQAVADGAEAGADSPTTTLRGTAGAVRQAEPVPDVPAVPVATAGPASADPTRPVSAPESGSQATEGAEPAAGAGQQHGRVQPAGGAAGQVEAAAPAPWWVGSASQDGAVGHAGSPEQGVGAPSQAGSPGPSAAPRTPSAHSHELSRDTTPMAPSRTPRRHRRVLLAAAAVTAVLAVAGTAVTLMNNSGQAEADARPIASGTSAPASSSASARTDADPSGSAALTDGEAEKTPSAKETPGEDGSAKPTGHASASAKEHSSGGGSGGDDAGGSDSGNGGGTTGDGDPSTPAPAPVCTAIGGGKYNCTVWKTAKSYTASGAEAGVLNAGTNYFYCQSNLGRRETSGGWTNVWWARTDDDSGNTGVYVSDVYIKGGNNDEPVPGLPVC from the coding sequence GTGTCTTCGGGGGAGACCAAAGGAAAGGGCCAGGACGAGACGGGTCGGCTGCTGGCCGGGCGTTATCGTGTCGTGGCCCAGCTCGGGCGCGGCGGTATGGGTGTGGTCTGGCGGGCCGTGGACGAGGTCCTAGGCCGTGAGGTCGCCGTCAAGGAACTGCGGACCTACACCGACGCCGACGGCCCCGAACTCGCCGATTTGCGGCTGCGGATGCAGCGCGAGGCGCGTGCGGCGGCCAGGGTCCGGCATCCCGGCGTCGTCGCGGTGCACGACGTGGCCGAGGTCGACGGACGCCCGTTGATCGTCATGGAGCTGGTCGAGGGCCCCTCCCTGGACCAGGTGCTACGCAAGCAGGGGACTCTCGACCCGCGGGAGGCGGCCGGCATCGGCGCCAAGGTCATGGACGCCCTGGCCGCCGCCCACGGCGCGGGCGTACTGCACCGGGACGTCAAGCCCGGCAACATCCTGCTCGACCGCTCCGGCCGCGTCCTGCTCACCGACTTCGGCATCGCCACCATGGACGACCCGGGCGACGGCTCGGCCACCAGCCTCACCCGCACCGGCCACCTCGTCGGGTCCCTGGACTACATGGCCCCCGAGCGTGCCCAGGGCGCCGACCCGGGACCGGCCTCCGACGTGTGGGCCCTCGGTGCCACGCTGTACGCGGCCATCGAGGGGGCCTCCCCGTTCCGCCGTACGTCGACGTTCTCCACCCTCACCGCGATCGTCGGCGAACCGCTCCCCGAATCCCACCGTGCCGGGCCCCTCGGCCCCGTTCTCCAGCGCCTGCTGGACAAGCGGCCCGAGGCCCGCCCCGGGGCCGAGGAGGCGCGCGACCTGCTGCAGGCGGTGGCGGACGGCGCCGAGGCCGGGGCGGACAGTCCCACGACGACCTTGCGGGGTACGGCGGGAGCGGTGAGGCAGGCCGAACCCGTCCCCGACGTTCCGGCGGTGCCTGTTGCCACTGCCGGTCCGGCGTCGGCGGATCCGACGAGACCGGTGTCGGCGCCGGAATCCGGATCGCAGGCGACGGAGGGGGCCGAGCCGGCCGCGGGGGCCGGGCAGCAGCATGGCCGGGTTCAGCCGGCCGGGGGTGCTGCAGGGCAGGTCGAGGCTGCGGCTCCGGCGCCCTGGTGGGTGGGGTCCGCTTCCCAGGACGGGGCCGTGGGACACGCCGGTTCGCCGGAACAAGGCGTCGGTGCCCCTTCTCAAGCCGGCAGTCCGGGACCATCCGCCGCTCCTCGGACACCGTCGGCGCACAGCCATGAGCTGTCTCGCGACACGACCCCCATGGCTCCCTCCCGTACGCCCCGTCGCCACAGGCGCGTCCTGCTCGCCGCCGCGGCCGTCACGGCCGTTCTCGCGGTGGCCGGCACCGCCGTCACGTTGATGAACAACTCGGGCCAGGCCGAAGCGGACGCCCGGCCGATCGCGTCCGGCACGAGTGCGCCGGCCTCCTCCTCCGCCTCCGCCCGCACCGACGCCGACCCTTCAGGCAGCGCCGCGCTGACGGACGGGGAAGCCGAGAAAACCCCGAGTGCGAAGGAGACGCCGGGCGAGGACGGCAGCGCCAAGCCCACGGGCCATGCCTCCGCGTCCGCCAAGGAGCACTCCTCCGGCGGTGGCTCGGGTGGCGACGACGCGGGCGGCAGCGACTCCGGGAACGGCGGCGGCACGACCGGGGACGGCGACCCCAGCACCCCGGCACCGGCCCCGGTCTGCACCGCCATCGGCGGCGGCAAGTACAACTGCACCGTCTGGAAGACCGCCAAGTCCTACACCGCCTCCGGCGCCGAGGCGGGTGTCCTCAACGCGGGCACCAACTACTTCTACTGCCAGTCGAACCTGGGCCGTCGCGAGACGTCCGGAGGGTGGACCAACGTGTGGTGGGCGAGGACGGACGACGACAGCGGCAACACCGGCGTCTACGTCAGCGACGTCTACATCAAGGGCGGGAACAACGACGAGCCGGTGCCGGGACTCCCGGTCTGCTGA
- a CDS encoding aldolase/citrate lyase family protein: MGQGQQEQVATSLAGAVSEEISASLAPVDAELERRYPGDPGTRQPVHTVYVPGDAFAVDTIRSWGEKALTALDTHAPDAASFAAVLGLSDELAEPVHARVRAKLEHEPIEDLRVDFEDGYGPRPDVEEDETAARAARLIAEAYQNGTAAPYMGIRMKCMEAAVRDRGIRTLDVFLTGLMVAGGLPEGLVLTLPKVTYAEQVTAFARLLEAFEKTHGLDSGRLGFEIQIETSQSILATDGTATVARMIQAAEGRATGLHYGTFDYSACLGVSAAYQASDHPAADHAKAIMQVAAAGTGVRVSDGSTNVLPIGPTAKVHDAWRLHYGLTRRALARAYYQGWDMHPGHLPTRYAAVFAFYREGFEQAADRLARYANRAGGDVMDEPATAKALSGYLLRGLDCGALDIGEVARLTGLTRADLEGYAAPRRGDLTASTK; encoded by the coding sequence ATGGGTCAGGGCCAGCAGGAGCAGGTGGCGACAAGCCTCGCGGGAGCCGTCAGCGAGGAGATCAGCGCCTCCCTCGCGCCGGTCGACGCGGAACTGGAGCGCCGCTACCCCGGAGACCCCGGCACCCGCCAGCCCGTGCACACCGTCTACGTCCCCGGTGACGCCTTCGCCGTCGACACCATCCGCTCCTGGGGCGAGAAGGCCCTCACGGCCCTCGACACCCACGCCCCGGACGCCGCGTCCTTCGCCGCCGTCCTCGGGCTGTCCGACGAACTCGCCGAGCCCGTCCACGCGCGCGTGCGGGCCAAACTGGAGCACGAGCCGATCGAGGACCTGCGCGTCGACTTCGAGGACGGCTACGGCCCGCGCCCGGACGTCGAGGAGGACGAGACGGCGGCCCGCGCGGCCCGGCTGATCGCCGAGGCGTACCAGAACGGCACGGCGGCGCCGTACATGGGCATCCGCATGAAGTGCATGGAGGCCGCGGTCCGGGACCGGGGCATCCGGACCCTCGACGTCTTCCTCACCGGTCTGATGGTCGCCGGTGGCCTGCCCGAGGGGCTGGTGCTGACCCTGCCGAAGGTGACCTACGCCGAACAGGTCACCGCGTTCGCCCGGCTCCTGGAGGCCTTCGAGAAGACCCACGGCCTGGACTCCGGCCGGCTGGGGTTCGAGATCCAGATCGAGACCAGTCAGTCCATCCTGGCCACCGACGGCACCGCCACCGTCGCCCGCATGATCCAGGCCGCCGAGGGCCGCGCCACCGGACTGCACTACGGCACCTTCGACTACAGCGCCTGCCTCGGGGTCTCCGCCGCCTACCAGGCCAGCGACCACCCCGCGGCCGACCACGCCAAGGCGATCATGCAGGTCGCGGCCGCGGGCACCGGCGTACGGGTCTCGGACGGGTCCACGAACGTCCTGCCGATCGGGCCGACGGCCAAGGTCCACGACGCCTGGCGGCTGCACTACGGCCTGACGCGCCGGGCCCTGGCCCGCGCCTACTACCAGGGCTGGGACATGCACCCAGGCCACCTCCCCACCCGCTACGCGGCCGTGTTCGCCTTCTACCGCGAGGGCTTCGAGCAGGCCGCCGACCGTCTCGCCCGGTACGCCAACCGGGCCGGCGGCGACGTCATGGACGAGCCCGCGACCGCCAAGGCGCTCAGCGGCTATCTGCTGCGCGGTCTCGACTGCGGCGCCCTGGACATCGGTGAGGTCGCGCGGCTGACCGGCCTGACCCGGGCCGATCTGGAGGGCTACGCTGCGCCCCGGCGCGGTGATCTGACCGCCTCCACGAAATAG
- a CDS encoding endonuclease/exonuclease/phosphatase family protein — translation MSDTHRMTRRMGLRTAVAAAVTVPLMGTLPASAAKPYRRRLDVMTFNLRFASTSEPNSWAVRRPVMRQLLRQEAPTVLGTQEGLYQQLLDIHSDLGAHYDWIGTGREGGSHDESTAVFYDTRRLAPVEHDTLWLSDTPRVVGSNTWGAALPRIVTWVRFRDRAAGGREFYVLNTHFDHVSQYARERSAQFLSRRIAEFDRTSPVLVTGDFNAEAHDNRAYDTLLATGLVDTWDAAAERSRLYATFHGYRPLTPDGDRIDWILATPGTTVQRAVINTFAMDGQFPSDHLPVQATLTLG, via the coding sequence ATGTCGGACACCCACAGAATGACGCGTCGCATGGGCCTCAGAACCGCCGTGGCCGCCGCCGTCACCGTGCCGCTGATGGGCACGCTGCCGGCCTCCGCCGCCAAGCCGTACCGCCGCCGACTCGATGTCATGACGTTCAATCTGCGCTTCGCCAGTACCTCCGAACCCAACAGCTGGGCCGTCCGCCGCCCGGTGATGCGCCAACTCCTGCGCCAGGAGGCGCCCACCGTGCTGGGCACCCAGGAGGGCCTCTACCAGCAGCTCCTCGACATCCACTCCGACCTGGGAGCGCACTACGACTGGATCGGCACCGGCCGCGAGGGCGGCAGCCACGACGAGTCCACGGCGGTCTTCTACGACACCCGGCGCCTGGCCCCCGTCGAGCACGACACGCTCTGGCTCTCCGACACTCCCCGGGTCGTCGGCTCGAACACCTGGGGCGCCGCCCTCCCCCGGATCGTCACCTGGGTCCGCTTCCGCGACCGGGCCGCCGGCGGACGGGAGTTCTACGTCCTCAACACCCATTTCGACCATGTGAGCCAGTACGCGCGCGAGCGTTCGGCACAGTTCCTCAGCCGGCGGATCGCCGAGTTCGACCGCACGTCACCGGTCCTCGTGACCGGCGACTTCAACGCCGAGGCCCACGACAACCGGGCGTACGACACCCTGCTCGCGACGGGACTCGTCGACACCTGGGACGCGGCCGCCGAACGCAGCAGGCTGTACGCCACCTTCCACGGCTACAGACCCCTCACCCCCGACGGCGACCGCATCGACTGGATCCTCGCCACCCCCGGCACGACCGTGCAGCGGGCCGTCATCAACACCTTCGCGATGGACGGGCAGTTCCCGAGCGACCACCTGCCGGTGCAGGCCACGCTGACCCTGGGATGA